One part of the Paraglaciecola sp. L3A3 genome encodes these proteins:
- a CDS encoding MMPL family transporter: MQQDPKNVSLIVIWFLFASAMLGTLSYKLLNNSINFDANIMNVLDLGAEIDDLTKAAAAPYSSKALLLLQAPEPHTSQLSLKNISQQLLALDLIEQATNDPSRQLDIQALIHTYTNYPLAFLSDKASSARIANNYSYIINNYMQLLSGPSNPLVSLTINQAPLLNLADWFNDKLSQNAWQQDGPFIYAEYAGLRYYPLFLEFNPDATKMDKVVASISAVNQVLTENRAADLSIYTSGYIFHSAAITEQASYEMQLFGGLSLLGVLLLTFISFRNIQPLLCISLLIASAMLAGMVALTLIFDTIHLLSLVFAVSLIGIAVDYGYHILLTAKHTGFRNHKLTQYIATAILVSGGTTLVSYLLLLFLPIPLLQQVAVFVAAGLAFTILTGLGIITHWPWQGKSESAENLASAQSHAPIQGFKLVTGLLIICSLATLPNWFFQDDINVFNSSPKHLLESEKMVSKIIGNQQYPRFIYTYADNSEQLLQRFEQIRSVINKATDEPFALHGIDQWLPSINTQQANTQWLQAGINNQDLSPIISYMTDETLDKLSATINQFMTLEQVPAEIAGLFPDITTRNGQLIGILSYMGPIDAVFLADIQAQLDFPLQYFDQPAKFTSALTKLRTYVLYFLAVAVVALLLLMTFRYGLLNGLKLVTLPIITAVSSLAISHIFLGYVTIFNLLGCILIIALSVDYAVFLREHGRLTHVLKAISLSAATSGLAFGMFVFSSTPAILQFGLTILIGVSIAWLLCLMLPLSVLQQKKDKA, translated from the coding sequence GTGCAACAAGATCCTAAAAATGTATCTTTAATTGTTATCTGGTTTTTATTTGCCAGTGCCATGCTTGGCACACTCAGTTACAAGCTACTGAATAACAGCATTAACTTTGATGCAAATATAATGAATGTATTGGATTTAGGTGCAGAAATAGACGACTTAACCAAAGCCGCTGCAGCTCCCTATTCGAGCAAAGCCCTATTGTTACTGCAAGCTCCCGAACCACATACTAGCCAGTTAAGTTTAAAAAACATTAGCCAACAATTATTAGCCCTAGATTTAATCGAACAAGCGACTAACGACCCAAGTCGTCAATTAGATATTCAAGCGTTAATCCACACCTACACCAACTATCCATTAGCTTTTTTAAGTGACAAAGCAAGCTCAGCTCGAATTGCCAATAATTATTCTTATATCATCAATAATTACATGCAATTACTTAGTGGCCCCTCTAACCCTTTAGTGTCACTGACTATTAACCAAGCTCCGCTACTTAATTTGGCTGATTGGTTTAACGACAAATTAAGTCAAAATGCTTGGCAACAAGATGGGCCGTTTATATATGCTGAATACGCAGGGCTTAGGTATTATCCATTATTTTTAGAATTTAACCCCGATGCCACTAAAATGGACAAAGTGGTAGCAAGCATCTCAGCAGTGAATCAAGTTTTAACAGAAAATCGTGCCGCAGATTTGTCGATTTATACTAGTGGTTATATTTTTCATTCGGCTGCCATTACCGAACAAGCTAGCTATGAAATGCAATTATTTGGTGGTTTATCATTATTAGGCGTGTTGCTACTGACATTTATCAGCTTTAGAAATATTCAGCCATTACTTTGCATTAGTTTGTTAATTGCCAGTGCTATGTTAGCCGGTATGGTGGCGCTTACCTTAATATTTGACACAATTCATCTACTGTCATTAGTGTTTGCCGTCAGTTTAATTGGCATAGCGGTAGATTATGGTTACCATATTTTATTAACCGCTAAACACACAGGCTTCAGAAACCACAAACTTACTCAGTATATAGCCACGGCTATCTTAGTAAGCGGCGGAACCACATTAGTCAGTTATTTATTATTATTATTTTTGCCCATTCCTCTGTTACAACAAGTCGCGGTATTTGTAGCGGCAGGCCTAGCTTTCACTATTTTAACTGGCCTAGGCATCATTACTCATTGGCCATGGCAAGGCAAAAGTGAATCAGCCGAAAATTTAGCTTCTGCCCAAAGTCACGCTCCAATCCAAGGTTTTAAACTAGTCACTGGCTTGTTAATCATCTGTAGTCTGGCAACTTTGCCTAACTGGTTTTTTCAAGATGATATTAACGTATTTAATAGCAGCCCTAAACATTTGCTTGAAAGTGAAAAAATGGTCAGCAAAATTATAGGTAACCAACAATACCCTAGGTTTATCTACACTTATGCAGACAACTCTGAGCAACTTTTACAAAGATTTGAACAAATACGCAGTGTTATCAACAAGGCGACAGATGAACCGTTTGCATTACACGGCATAGATCAATGGTTACCTTCAATTAACACCCAACAAGCTAATACTCAATGGTTACAAGCTGGTATCAATAACCAAGATCTCTCGCCTATCATCAGCTATATGACGGATGAAACATTAGATAAGCTTAGCGCTACTATCAATCAATTTATGACACTAGAACAAGTCCCAGCAGAAATTGCAGGATTATTTCCCGACATTACCACTAGAAACGGTCAGTTGATTGGCATATTAAGTTACATGGGCCCCATAGATGCGGTTTTTTTGGCTGACATACAAGCACAGTTAGATTTTCCGTTGCAGTATTTTGATCAGCCGGCAAAATTCACCTCGGCACTGACTAAACTTCGTACTTATGTATTGTATTTTCTAGCCGTAGCTGTGGTAGCGTTACTACTTTTAATGACCTTTAGATATGGTTTATTAAACGGCTTAAAGTTAGTGACATTACCGATTATTACAGCCGTTAGTTCACTGGCCATCAGTCATATATTTTTAGGCTATGTGACTATTTTTAATTTATTAGGCTGTATATTAATTATCGCCTTAAGTGTCGATTATGCGGTGTTTTTACGAGAGCATGGCAGGCTAACACATGTGTTAAAAGCCATTAGTTTATCCGCTGCTACCTCTGGTCTAGCATTTGGTATGTTTGTTTTTAGTAGCACACCCGCAATCTTACAATTTGGTTTAACTATTTTAATTGGGGTCTCTATAGCTTGGTTATTATGCTTAATGTTGCCTCTTTCAGTATTACAACAGAAGAAAGATAAAGCTTGA
- a CDS encoding acyl carrier protein, translating to MNSEQILDMVKTILVEEFETEEADIVPEANIYEDLDIDSIDVVDLVVRLRTETGKVIQPENFKQVRTIKDLTDALEDMMQK from the coding sequence ATGAATTCAGAACAAATATTAGATATGGTGAAAACCATCTTAGTGGAAGAGTTTGAAACTGAAGAAGCAGATATAGTGCCTGAAGCAAACATTTATGAAGATTTAGACATAGACAGTATTGATGTTGTTGATTTGGTGGTTAGACTAAGAACTGAAACTGGTAAAGTGATTCAACCTGAGAATTTCAAGCAAGTACGAACCATTAAAGACCTAACTGATGCATTAGAGGATATGATGCAAAAATAG
- a CDS encoding 4'-phosphopantetheinyl transferase superfamily protein, whose translation MLANNSDNLYLYYCDLRLANFDVNSLASLLNKTDSQRFLAYKNQLKKRQFVVARYLIKHALHKLFAVPIEHQYQLVNYQNWFVKQANRQFTVSISHSQDMVVIAVSAKHMCLGVDVEQHKARDFIELAKLFTTATELELLQRSNNKKYTFYRLWTAKEAYFKAQKSSDIELSQMDLSLSLCNDTTHLAEHYYYQQALGQNEYSLCLLSKVPIKGQAQSVTIDKYCLHDK comes from the coding sequence GTGCTAGCCAATAATAGCGATAACCTTTACCTGTATTATTGTGATTTACGCCTTGCTAATTTTGATGTTAATTCTCTAGCCAGTTTGTTGAACAAAACCGATTCACAACGATTTTTAGCTTATAAAAATCAATTAAAAAAACGGCAATTTGTTGTTGCTCGTTATTTAATTAAGCACGCATTGCATAAGCTGTTTGCAGTGCCCATAGAACATCAATATCAATTGGTTAACTATCAAAACTGGTTCGTTAAACAAGCGAATAGACAATTTACTGTATCTATTAGCCATAGTCAGGATATGGTTGTGATCGCAGTGAGTGCCAAACATATGTGCTTAGGGGTTGACGTAGAGCAACATAAAGCGCGAGACTTTATTGAATTAGCCAAGCTGTTTACAACCGCCACAGAATTAGAGCTACTCCAAAGAAGTAACAATAAGAAGTATACCTTTTATCGTCTATGGACGGCCAAAGAAGCATATTTTAAGGCCCAAAAATCATCTGACATTGAACTGTCGCAAATGGATTTGTCACTCAGTTTATGTAATGACACAACTCATTTAGCGGAACATTATTATTACCAACAAGCACTGGGGCAAAATGAGTACAGCTTGTGTTTGCTGAGCAAGGTGCCTATTAAGGGACAAGCGCAAAGTGTCACAATTGACAAATATTGTTTGCATGACAAATAA
- a CDS encoding diguanylate cyclase, whose amino-acid sequence MFRACKLFTLSIYLFLCAFSLPILSIESIPSIDVQTKFQNGNAGLAGEWGLVWGEWPELSDIYTSNIKFKPVQLPNFISSLVDEERLNERRYGTYLLHIDNLNQVFKEPAIHMSPINDAWQAWWIDELGQTQFLGESGKISQTLDAQKMRFKTHILLLPKHAQSGTLVIYLSDHVYKRAGIYGELEIQELQSVNKGIHTDLASRVALISIGLLVVFQNLIFYLLRPKEKVLLLLAVLAFAVLFRAAISTDYVYYFLGNPDNFNWIIKLEYITIVWPPLASVHFFAHLFPTRHCSFVIKVGYIILAACIAITILLPIVQVINSLIYYQLVLVIFSLYALWLILRSMFIKSLRSLLVIISAFVLFLGVVNDIYAAQSSWYNFYIAEYTMFVFLFVQTQYHSLRFVAALDIAEHLTDNLQKEVADKTQELSIRNQELEEKAENLKIQHDKIKILSETDHLTGLYNRQTFDDKLEARFAHACKNSEHLTLIILDLDNFKSINDNYGHLVGDECLKMAAKYLSQINLGAEDFVARYGGEEIVIILANTDIESARDLSQKICEGFRKLKLETDFGDIKITASFGLAERIYNKIENVEHLIKWADDALYQAKATGKNKVAVANA is encoded by the coding sequence ATGTTCAGAGCATGTAAATTATTTACATTAAGCATTTATCTTTTTTTATGTGCATTCAGCCTGCCCATTTTATCGATTGAATCTATTCCTAGTATCGATGTGCAAACTAAGTTTCAAAATGGCAATGCAGGGTTAGCTGGAGAGTGGGGATTGGTATGGGGAGAATGGCCAGAACTATCCGATATTTATACCTCTAATATCAAATTTAAGCCGGTTCAGTTACCTAATTTTATTTCTTCTTTAGTTGATGAAGAACGATTAAATGAACGTAGATACGGCACATATTTACTGCATATTGATAACCTAAATCAAGTATTTAAAGAGCCTGCAATTCATATGAGCCCTATCAATGATGCTTGGCAAGCTTGGTGGATTGACGAGTTAGGGCAAACTCAATTTTTAGGCGAATCAGGAAAAATCTCGCAAACACTTGATGCGCAGAAAATGCGCTTCAAAACTCACATATTACTTTTACCTAAACATGCTCAATCTGGCACCCTAGTTATTTATCTTTCCGACCATGTTTATAAACGAGCGGGAATATATGGTGAATTAGAAATACAAGAATTACAGTCTGTTAATAAAGGGATCCATACTGATTTAGCGTCTCGTGTTGCGTTAATTTCTATTGGGCTCTTGGTAGTATTTCAAAACCTTATTTTTTATCTATTGAGACCTAAAGAAAAAGTGTTACTGCTATTGGCTGTGCTCGCTTTTGCTGTTTTATTTAGAGCTGCTATATCAACCGATTATGTCTATTACTTTTTAGGCAATCCTGATAATTTTAATTGGATTATTAAACTAGAATACATCACTATCGTCTGGCCTCCACTGGCGTCAGTGCATTTCTTTGCTCATTTGTTTCCTACTAGACATTGCTCATTTGTCATTAAAGTTGGTTATATTATATTGGCTGCTTGTATCGCAATCACTATTTTATTGCCAATTGTTCAGGTAATAAATTCTTTAATTTATTACCAACTAGTTTTAGTTATATTTAGCCTATATGCGCTGTGGTTGATTCTGCGATCTATGTTCATAAAATCTCTGCGTTCTTTACTGGTTATTATAAGCGCCTTTGTTTTATTTTTAGGCGTAGTTAATGATATTTACGCCGCTCAATCTAGTTGGTATAACTTCTATATTGCAGAATATACAATGTTTGTCTTCTTGTTTGTCCAGACCCAATATCACTCTTTAAGATTTGTTGCTGCTTTAGATATTGCCGAACATCTAACAGATAACCTGCAAAAAGAAGTGGCTGATAAAACTCAAGAATTGTCTATTCGTAATCAAGAACTCGAAGAAAAAGCTGAAAATTTAAAAATTCAACACGATAAGATAAAGATCTTGTCGGAAACCGATCATCTGACTGGTTTATATAACCGCCAAACATTCGATGATAAGTTAGAAGCAAGGTTTGCTCATGCCTGCAAAAATTCTGAACATTTGACTTTAATTATTCTCGATTTAGATAATTTCAAAAGCATCAATGATAATTATGGCCATTTAGTCGGTGATGAATGTTTGAAAATGGCGGCCAAATACCTTAGTCAAATTAACTTAGGGGCTGAAGATTTTGTGGCCCGATATGGCGGCGAAGAAATAGTGATTATATTGGCTAATACCGATATAGAAAGTGCTAGAGATCTGAGCCAAAAAATTTGTGAAGGTTTTAGAAAACTAAAATTAGAAACTGATTTTGGTGATATTAAGATTACCGCCAGTTTTGGTCTAGCAGAGCGTATATACAATAAAATTGAAAACGTAGAGCACCTTATTAAGTGGGCTGATGATGCGCTTTATCAAGCAAAAGCCACAGGTAAAAATAAAGTGGCTGTGGCTAATGCTTAA
- a CDS encoding beta-ketoacyl synthase chain length factor — MGLTFNIAKCVAWAPGVVTEQDWQLWAEGHHSFTDESDLPALKTIPAMQRRRLSPFAKINLHCALEATEHQQGDLACVFSSRHGDLNRTTALIENVAKKEDLSPTQFGLSVHNAVSGLYSIYTKNHAPISAVAAGKASFMVGLLDAVAKLHVNQLDKILYVYADWAVPECYTSYVDNEQTVAIGLLLERTAQDKSGNISINDNGLAEGILATNQAVDFLAFYYGKQNSWATQVNQQYWNMKKAL, encoded by the coding sequence ATGGGGTTAACATTTAATATTGCAAAATGTGTCGCTTGGGCGCCAGGAGTTGTAACAGAACAAGATTGGCAATTGTGGGCAGAAGGTCATCATTCATTTACCGATGAGAGTGATTTACCTGCATTAAAAACGATTCCAGCTATGCAAAGACGCCGATTAAGCCCTTTTGCGAAAATTAATTTACATTGCGCCCTTGAAGCAACAGAACATCAACAAGGTGATTTAGCTTGTGTGTTTTCTTCTCGACATGGCGACCTAAACCGCACTACAGCTTTAATTGAAAATGTCGCTAAAAAAGAAGACTTATCGCCCACCCAATTTGGTTTGTCGGTGCACAATGCGGTTTCTGGTTTATATAGTATTTATACAAAAAATCACGCGCCTATTTCAGCGGTGGCTGCTGGCAAAGCAAGCTTTATGGTTGGTTTATTGGATGCGGTGGCCAAATTACATGTCAATCAACTCGATAAAATTTTATATGTATATGCCGACTGGGCTGTACCAGAGTGTTATACCTCTTATGTCGATAATGAACAGACAGTTGCTATAGGGCTGTTATTAGAAAGAACCGCGCAGGATAAGAGTGGCAACATAAGCATTAACGATAATGGCTTGGCTGAAGGTATATTAGCCACAAATCAAGCTGTTGATTTTTTGGCTTTTTATTATGGTAAACAAAACAGCTGGGCGACTCAGGTAAACCAGCAATATTGGAACATGAAGAAAGCTCTCTAA
- a CDS encoding phosphopantetheine-binding protein, with product MSALILEIKTLIIDALDLEDVTPEDIEDEAPLFVDGLGLDSIDALELGVAIKKAYNVKIDGNTDESKKYFYSVKSLHDFVLASRSAG from the coding sequence ATGAGTGCTCTTATCTTAGAGATTAAAACATTAATCATTGATGCATTGGATTTGGAAGATGTTACTCCAGAAGATATAGAAGATGAAGCGCCGTTATTTGTTGATGGCCTTGGTTTAGATTCGATAGACGCCTTAGAATTAGGTGTGGCTATTAAAAAAGCCTATAACGTTAAAATTGATGGTAATACTGACGAAAGTAAAAAATATTTTTATTCAGTAAAAAGCCTGCATGATTTCGTTTTAGCATCAAGATCTGCGGGATAA
- a CDS encoding excinuclease ABC subunit A has translation MRVVLTCIMACLFFSVNASAKDDRLKFAIEPLLSSEKAKQALLDVPVYFAGQSHPAPTKTWGETSTSRKTNAFGKSEQEACEWVLLSALKVLQESALKNGMNAVVDIKSNYKHNEFVSSSQFECGSGTFVSGVALKGTLVKLP, from the coding sequence ATGAGAGTAGTGTTAACTTGTATAATGGCTTGCCTGTTTTTTTCTGTCAATGCGTCAGCTAAAGATGATCGTCTTAAGTTTGCAATTGAACCATTATTAAGTTCAGAGAAAGCCAAACAAGCATTATTAGATGTGCCTGTTTATTTTGCCGGTCAGTCACACCCAGCCCCGACAAAAACCTGGGGTGAAACATCCACTAGCAGAAAAACCAACGCTTTTGGTAAATCAGAACAAGAAGCTTGTGAGTGGGTATTACTTTCAGCTTTAAAAGTGTTACAAGAAAGTGCCCTTAAAAACGGCATGAATGCGGTAGTCGATATTAAATCAAATTATAAACACAATGAATTTGTCAGCAGCAGTCAGTTTGAATGTGGTTCTGGTACTTTTGTTAGTGGTGTTGCTTTAAAAGGCACATTAGTCAAACTTCCATAG
- a CDS encoding outer-membrane lipoprotein carrier protein LolA, whose product MKRYLSILFILLLPIFSLHGVELPWLTTSKQQGSFTQEKHLKALSRPFITKGQYTYIPETGLNWHTQQPVNNQLQINQDGIAELQTDGSFKVLTADTSISQLLLPIFSADLAALKKQFDITESIEGLLLAPSNPKIQKFIKSIALKVSANELQQIDLYEQNGTLTSIFLTAKTNSSTTD is encoded by the coding sequence ATGAAGCGCTATTTATCTATTTTATTTATATTGTTGTTGCCTATATTTTCATTACATGGTGTTGAATTACCTTGGTTAACAACTAGTAAACAACAAGGCAGTTTCACTCAAGAAAAACACCTAAAAGCCTTAAGTCGACCTTTTATCACTAAAGGTCAATATACTTACATACCTGAAACTGGGCTCAATTGGCATACACAACAACCTGTCAATAACCAACTACAGATAAACCAAGATGGTATAGCCGAATTACAAACTGACGGTAGTTTTAAAGTACTGACAGCAGACACCAGTATCAGCCAGTTATTGTTACCTATTTTTAGTGCTGACTTGGCTGCATTAAAAAAACAGTTCGATATAACAGAAAGCATTGAGGGCTTATTATTAGCCCCCAGCAATCCAAAAATACAAAAATTCATCAAAAGTATAGCGTTAAAAGTTTCTGCCAATGAGCTACAACAAATAGATTTATACGAACAAAATGGCACCCTGACTAGCATATTCTTAACTGCCAAAACTAACTCATCAACTACGGATTAA
- a CDS encoding NADPH-dependent 2,4-dienoyl-CoA reductase, whose amino-acid sequence MPYPKMLTPLSLGFTVLSNRIIMGSMHTNLEEQADGFNRLAAFYAERAAGGVGLIITGGVSPNASGVLASNRAILQTEQDISQHQLVTKAVHQYPTKICLQILHAGRYGYHSQLVAPSAIQAPIVPFIPHALSDSEVEQQISDFVNCAKLAKLAGYDGVEIMGSEGYLINQFTSPRTNVRTDKWGGSFENRCRFALEIVHRIRSTLGTDFIIIFRLSIIELVTNGNNVDEVIALAIALEEAGVDILNSGIGWHEARIPSIASSVPRAAFRRVTAEIKKHISVPIVACNRINTPDVAEDILQKGDADLISMARPFLADSQFVNKAQANAADTINTCIACNQACLDHIFEGKVASCLVNPRAAFETLLLFPKTNQAKNIAVVGAGPAGAMFAIHAAQRGHNITLYEQSAQIGGQLALAAKIPGKSEFKEFIRYLTTSIKNSEINLQLECAPSETQLNNFDLMVIATGTEPKTLDIPIEASAKVFNYIDVIKDEVLTGDKVAIIGTGGIAFDVVAKLTTASTEGLSLEQQTDGFAKHWGIDLSNKSHGGLLAASEHSSELSGITMLQRSVRKPGAGLGQTTVWIHRAELKRQNIKTISKVNYQKITTAGIDIENRGKQLSLAVDSVVVCAGQVSNTSINQAQLTVPFHHIGGAKQVKKLDAMLAIQQAVELASRV is encoded by the coding sequence ATGCCCTACCCCAAAATGTTAACACCGCTAAGTTTAGGTTTCACTGTGCTCAGCAATAGAATCATTATGGGTTCAATGCATACAAATTTAGAAGAACAAGCAGACGGATTTAATCGCTTAGCTGCTTTTTATGCAGAAAGGGCAGCCGGTGGAGTGGGACTCATTATCACAGGTGGCGTTTCCCCTAACGCATCTGGAGTACTCGCATCAAATAGAGCTATCTTACAAACAGAACAAGATATTAGTCAGCATCAATTAGTCACTAAAGCTGTGCACCAGTACCCCACTAAAATTTGTTTACAGATATTACACGCTGGCAGATACGGCTATCATAGCCAGTTAGTGGCTCCAAGTGCGATACAAGCCCCCATAGTGCCTTTTATACCTCATGCATTGAGCGATTCTGAAGTAGAACAACAAATTTCAGATTTTGTGAATTGTGCAAAATTAGCCAAACTTGCTGGTTATGATGGTGTTGAAATCATGGGTTCGGAAGGTTACTTAATCAACCAATTTACTAGCCCACGGACTAATGTTCGCACTGATAAATGGGGCGGCAGCTTCGAAAATAGGTGCCGTTTCGCCTTAGAAATTGTTCACCGAATACGCAGTACTCTTGGTACAGATTTTATTATTATTTTCAGATTATCGATAATCGAACTGGTCACTAATGGTAATAATGTTGATGAAGTCATCGCTTTAGCCATTGCCCTAGAAGAAGCTGGCGTAGATATATTAAATAGCGGTATTGGTTGGCACGAAGCTCGGATCCCTAGTATAGCAAGCAGTGTCCCAAGAGCCGCCTTTAGGCGTGTTACCGCCGAAATAAAAAAACATATTTCTGTGCCAATCGTCGCTTGCAACCGCATCAATACTCCTGATGTAGCTGAAGATATATTACAAAAAGGTGATGCTGATTTAATTTCTATGGCTCGGCCGTTTTTAGCGGATAGCCAATTTGTCAATAAAGCTCAAGCCAATGCCGCAGATACCATCAACACCTGTATTGCCTGTAATCAGGCCTGCCTTGACCATATTTTTGAAGGCAAAGTAGCTAGTTGCTTAGTTAACCCAAGAGCCGCTTTTGAAACCCTATTACTTTTTCCAAAAACCAATCAAGCCAAAAATATTGCTGTGGTGGGAGCTGGCCCAGCTGGCGCTATGTTCGCCATTCATGCTGCGCAAAGAGGGCATAATATCACCTTGTACGAACAGTCGGCGCAGATAGGTGGCCAATTAGCCTTAGCCGCAAAAATCCCCGGCAAAAGCGAATTTAAAGAATTTATTCGTTATTTAACCACAAGCATTAAAAACTCAGAGATAAATTTGCAACTAGAATGTGCACCAAGTGAAACTCAGCTAAATAATTTTGATCTGATGGTTATCGCCACTGGGACTGAACCTAAAACCTTAGACATTCCTATAGAAGCGAGTGCAAAAGTGTTTAACTATATTGATGTAATCAAAGACGAGGTACTGACGGGCGACAAAGTTGCCATCATAGGTACAGGCGGAATAGCCTTTGATGTGGTGGCCAAATTAACCACTGCATCTACCGAGGGTTTATCATTAGAGCAACAAACGGATGGATTTGCCAAACATTGGGGGATCGATCTAAGTAATAAAAGCCATGGTGGTTTATTAGCAGCAAGCGAGCACAGCAGTGAACTATCTGGCATTACTATGTTGCAACGATCAGTGCGCAAACCAGGCGCAGGGCTAGGTCAAACAACGGTTTGGATCCACCGAGCAGAACTAAAACGGCAAAATATTAAAACTATCTCAAAAGTGAACTACCAAAAAATTACCACTGCTGGCATAGACATAGAAAATCGCGGTAAACAGCTTTCCTTAGCTGTTGATTCAGTGGTGGTTTGTGCAGGACAAGTCAGCAATACTAGCATTAACCAAGCACAATTAACCGTGCCGTTTCATCACATAGGTGGAGCCAAACAAGTGAAAAAATTAGATGCTATGTTAGCTATCCAACAAGCTGTTGAGCTAGCTTCAAGAGTATAA
- a CDS encoding 1-acyl-sn-glycerol-3-phosphate acyltransferase — translation MKYIDRLWRLFATGFCFAVFGIGGVIIAATWLPFYGIKYKNNEAKRKKSCRYAVHLTFKSFVWLMYIVGVTKVDAKGLNKLKTLQGKILIANHPSLIDVVVLISIVRNADCIVKQNLLENVFTRGVIRNTGYISNADPEELIKDCKASLQQGSTLIIFPEGTRTKPDTELKFRRGAANIALRSATNFQRVLIQVTPPALTKGWPWYKVPKRKIHMQLVALEEFDVSSYDANTASKSVRQLTRDIELLYQKDTANFSSLYQNHSS, via the coding sequence ATGAAATATATCGATAGACTATGGCGCTTATTTGCAACAGGATTTTGTTTTGCCGTTTTTGGGATTGGTGGTGTGATTATTGCCGCTACTTGGCTGCCTTTTTACGGCATAAAATATAAAAACAACGAAGCCAAACGTAAAAAATCTTGTCGTTATGCAGTACATTTAACGTTCAAAAGTTTTGTTTGGTTAATGTATATAGTGGGGGTCACTAAAGTAGATGCCAAAGGCTTAAACAAGTTAAAAACCCTACAAGGCAAAATCTTAATTGCCAATCATCCGTCGCTGATTGATGTAGTGGTACTTATTTCAATCGTGCGTAATGCCGACTGTATCGTTAAACAAAACTTATTAGAAAACGTATTTACCCGCGGCGTAATCAGAAACACAGGTTATATCAGTAACGCCGATCCAGAAGAGTTAATCAAAGACTGCAAAGCCTCACTACAACAAGGTAGCACGCTAATAATTTTTCCTGAAGGTACCCGAACTAAACCTGACACAGAGCTGAAATTTAGAAGAGGTGCGGCCAATATTGCGTTACGCAGTGCCACTAACTTTCAACGCGTACTGATTCAGGTCACACCACCGGCATTAACAAAAGGTTGGCCTTGGTATAAAGTGCCAAAAAGAAAAATACATATGCAGTTAGTCGCGTTAGAAGAGTTTGATGTGAGCAGTTACGATGCTAATACAGCCAGTAAATCTGTACGTCAATTAACCCGAGACATTGAATTGTTATATCAAAAAGATACCGCAAACTTTTCGTCCCTTTACCAGAATCACAGCAGTTGA
- a CDS encoding DUF3261 domain-containing protein, with translation MNIQCHPITKVSWSTLCLFCLTLLLNACQLLNISSARVALGENVFYQLQAVPSEFNGLISLQKLTVTREDETHQLLVQTELQNQQINMVGFSQSGLQLFQLSWQQGGALELSTNIMLPDIPAEQLLAYYQLSNWPVAKVKKGLQGIQLKNNDKNNSREFLIGQQLIFTVQQNNQQSLMIHYRDKYQITVENID, from the coding sequence TTGAATATACAATGCCACCCCATCACAAAAGTATCTTGGTCGACACTCTGCTTGTTTTGCTTAACCTTACTTTTAAATGCCTGCCAACTACTCAATATCAGTTCGGCTCGCGTTGCTCTGGGAGAAAACGTTTTTTATCAGTTGCAAGCCGTGCCTAGTGAGTTTAATGGCCTTATTAGTTTGCAAAAATTAACTGTCACTAGAGAAGACGAGACACATCAATTGTTAGTACAAACTGAACTACAAAACCAACAAATTAATATGGTGGGATTTAGTCAATCTGGGCTGCAATTATTTCAGCTATCTTGGCAACAAGGTGGCGCACTAGAATTATCGACTAATATCATGCTACCTGATATCCCAGCGGAACAATTATTAGCTTATTATCAACTATCAAACTGGCCTGTGGCTAAGGTCAAAAAAGGCTTGCAAGGCATACAGTTGAAAAACAATGATAAAAATAACAGCCGAGAATTTCTAATTGGCCAGCAATTAATTTTTACTGTGCAGCAAAATAATCAGCAAAGCTTAATGATTCACTATAGAGATAAGTATCAAATCACCGTTGAAAATATCGATTAA